From the Pongo pygmaeus isolate AG05252 chromosome X, NHGRI_mPonPyg2-v2.0_pri, whole genome shotgun sequence genome, one window contains:
- the LOC129024608 gene encoding paraneoplastic antigen-like protein 6B, whose translation MAVTMLQDWCRWMGVNVRRGLLILGIPEDCDDAEFQESLEAALRPMGHFTVLGKVFREEDNATAALVELDREVNYALVPREIPGTGGPWNVVFVPRCSGEEFLGLGRVFHFPEQEGQMVESVAGALGVGLRRVCWLRSIGQAVQPWVETLRYQSLGVFSGRDQPAPGEESFEVWLDHTTDMLHVWQGVSERERRRRLLEGLRGTALQLVHALLAENPARTAQDCLAALVQVFGDNESQATIRVKCLTAQQQSGERLSAFVLRLEVLLQKAMEKEALARASADRVRLRQMLTRAHLTEPLDEALRKLRMAGRSPSFLEMLGLVRESEAWEASLARSVRAQTQEGAGARAGAQAVARASTKVEAVPGGPGREPEGLLQAGGQEAEELLQEGLKPVLEECDN comes from the coding sequence ATGGCGGTGACGATGCTGCAGGACTGGTGCAGGTGGATGGGGGTCAACGTTCGCAGGGGCCTGCTCATCCTGGGCATCCCGGAGGACTGTGATGATGCCGAATTCCAAGAGTCCCTCGAGGCTGCCCTGAGGCCTATGGGACACTTTACAGTGCTAGGCAAAGTGTTTCGAGAGGAGGATAATGCCACCGCGGCCCTGGTCGAGCTCGACCGGGAAGTCAACTATGCTTTGGTCCCCAGGGAAATCCCCGGCACTGGGGGCCCGTGGAACGTGGTCTTTGTGCCCCGTTGCTCAGGCGAGGAGTTTCTCGGTCTCGGTCGTGTGTTCCACTTCCCGGAACAAGAGGGGCAGATGGTGGAGAGCGTGGCCGGCGCCCTGGGCGTGGGGCTGCGCAGGGTGTGCTGGCTCCGATCCATCGGTCAGGCGGTCCAGCCCTGGGTGGAGACCCTGAGGTACCAGAGCCTGGGCGTGTTTTCCGGGAGGGACCAGCCAGCCCCAGGGGAGGAGTCCTTTGAGGTCTGGCTAGACCACACCACCGACATGCTGCATGTGTGGCAGGGGGTCTCggaaagggagaggaggaggaggctgctggAAGGCTTGCGTGGGACCGCCCTGCAGCTCGTGCACGCGCTCCTGGCGGAGAACCCCGCCAGGACGGCGCAGGACTGTCTGGCGGCCCTGGTCCAGGTGTTTGGAGACAACGAGTCCCAGGCGACCATCCGGGTGAAGTGTCTGACCGCTCAGCAGCAGTCAGGCGAGCGTCTCTCAGCTTTCGTGTTGCGGCTGGAAGTGCTGCTGCAGAAGGCCATGGAGAAGGAGGCCCTGGCCAGAGCATCCGCCGACCGCGTGCGCCTGAGGCAGATGCTCACCAGGGCCCACCTTACTGAGCCTCTGGACGAAGCACTAAGGAAGCTGAGAATGGCCGGGAGGTCTCCAAGTTTCCTGGAGATGCTGGGGCTcgttcgggagtctgaggcatgggAGGCCAGTCTAGCCAGGAGCGTGAGAGCCCAGACACAGGAAGGGGCCGGTGCCCGGGCTGGTGCCCAGGCCGTTGCCAGAGCCAGCACTAAAGTAGAGGCGGTCCCAGGAGGTCCTGGCCGGGAGCCAGAGGGCCTCCTCCAGGCAGgaggccaggaggctgaggagctCCTCCAGGAGGGGCTCAAGCCGGTCCTGGAGGAATGTGATAACTAG